A single Anopheles arabiensis isolate DONGOLA chromosome 2, AaraD3, whole genome shotgun sequence DNA region contains:
- the LOC120897948 gene encoding uncharacterized oxidoreductase YjmC isoform X1 yields the protein MHSPSVSSVRFVGVHFKGLLARTALPPSAASHQQRGYCTGSSPVAQTSSRWATMIATATVRRLGINAPAIVVVRLLSGTANSSSTLSSTGGGAGQGSEISSWNKRKPQCREHHQLTCGQEQQAHSPFFHVQHHQQRSMSTTGAAKKGLVAVEEARRFMVDCLVKSNTPPAHAKQQADLLVEADYRGHFSHGMNRLEMYINDLHKNACNGAAVPAVLNETPATAWVDGNNGLGAVVGNFCMDLAIRKAKEVGVGWVCAKRSNHYGIAGWYTLRAMNAGCIGMSMTNTSPLASPTRSKEAALGTNPISVGAPGKDGDGFVLDMATTAVAVGKIEMQRRKNEPIPVGWAQGPDGHPTTDASVAFDTACLMPLGGTELTSGYKGYGLGAMVEVFCGVLAGANYATKIRKWTHAGADSEADLGQCFVAINPACFAPGFKGRLSDLTGILRNMPMTDPNHPVLVAGDPELHHMAMVDKEGGLAYHVNQIKTCTELSERLGVKPIEVI from the exons ATGCACTCGCCCTCCGTCTCCTCCGTCCGCTTCGTGGGTGTGCACTTTAAAGGGCTACTGGCACGGACAGcactaccaccatcagcagcatcccATCAACAACGCGGATACTGCACAGGCTCCAGCCCGGTTGCGCAAACATCATCTCGATGGGCGACAATGATAGCAACGGCGACGGTACGGCGGTTGGGCATAAATGCTCCGGCCATTGTTGTCGTACGGCTGCTGAGTGGCACcgcgaacagcagcagtacacTATCGTCCACCGGTGGAGGAGCAGGTCAGGGCAGTGAAATAAGCAGCTGGAACAAACGGAAGCCACAGTGCCGAGAACATCATCAGCTTACCTGCGGGCAGGAACAGCAAG CACACTCACCGTTTTTCCACGTGCAACATCACCAGCAGCGCAGCATGAGCACTACCGGAGCAGCCAAGAAAGGGTTGGTGGCCGTTGAGGAAGCTCGCCGCTTCATGGTGGACTGTCTGGTAAAGTCCAACACTCCGCCGGCCCACGCGAAACAGCAGGCCGATCTGCTGGTGGAAGCGGACTACCGTGGCCACTTCAGCCACGGCATGAACCGGCTCGAGATGTACATTAACGATCTGCACAAGAACGCGTGCAACGGGGCGGCCGTACCGGCCGTGCTGAACGAAACGCCGGCCACGGCATGGGTCGACGGGAACAACGGGCTCGGTGCGGTCGTCGGCAACTTCTGCATGGATTTGGCGATCCGCAAGGCGAAGGAGGTCGGCGTTGGATGGGTTTGTGCTAAGC GATCGAATCATTACGGCATTGCGGGATGGTACACGCTGCGTGCGATGAACGCTGGCTGCATTGGCATGTCGATGACGAACACTTCACCGCTGGCCAGCCCAACCCGCAGCAAAGAGGCCGCCCTCGGGACGAACCCAATTTCGGTGGGAGCGCCTGGGAAGGATGGCGATGGGTTCGTGCTCGACATGGCCACCACGGCCGTCGCTGTCGGAAAG ATTGAAATGCAGCGCCGTAAGAACGAACCCATCCCGGTCGGCTGGGCCCAGGGTCCCGATGGACATCCGACGACGGACGCAAGCGTGGCGTTCGACACCGCTTGTCTCATGCCGCTCGGCGGCACCGAACTAACGTCCGGCTACAAGGGTTACGGACTCGGCGCGATGGTGGAAGTGTTTTGCGGCGTGCTGGCCGGTGCGAACTACGCCACGAAGATCCGCAAGTGGACCCACGCCGGTGCCGATTCGGAGGCGGATCTGGGCCAGTGCTTCGTGGCGATCAATCCTGCCTGCTTTGCACCGGGCTTCAAAGGCCGGCTGTCCGATCTGACCGGCATTCTGCGCAACATGCCAATG ACTGATCCCAATCATCCCGTCCTGGTGGCAGGAGATCCGGAACTGCACCACATGGCAATGGTGGACAAGGAAGGTGGTCTTGCGTACCACGTAAACCAAATCAAGACCTGCACCGAGCTGTCGGAACGGCTGGGCGTGAAGCCGATTGAAGTGATTTAA
- the LOC120897948 gene encoding uncharacterized oxidoreductase YjmC isoform X2, giving the protein MSTTGAAKKGLVAVEEARRFMVDCLVKSNTPPAHAKQQADLLVEADYRGHFSHGMNRLEMYINDLHKNACNGAAVPAVLNETPATAWVDGNNGLGAVVGNFCMDLAIRKAKEVGVGWVCAKRSNHYGIAGWYTLRAMNAGCIGMSMTNTSPLASPTRSKEAALGTNPISVGAPGKDGDGFVLDMATTAVAVGKIEMQRRKNEPIPVGWAQGPDGHPTTDASVAFDTACLMPLGGTELTSGYKGYGLGAMVEVFCGVLAGANYATKIRKWTHAGADSEADLGQCFVAINPACFAPGFKGRLSDLTGILRNMPMTDPNHPVLVAGDPELHHMAMVDKEGGLAYHVNQIKTCTELSERLGVKPIEVI; this is encoded by the exons ATGAGCACTACCGGAGCAGCCAAGAAAGGGTTGGTGGCCGTTGAGGAAGCTCGCCGCTTCATGGTGGACTGTCTGGTAAAGTCCAACACTCCGCCGGCCCACGCGAAACAGCAGGCCGATCTGCTGGTGGAAGCGGACTACCGTGGCCACTTCAGCCACGGCATGAACCGGCTCGAGATGTACATTAACGATCTGCACAAGAACGCGTGCAACGGGGCGGCCGTACCGGCCGTGCTGAACGAAACGCCGGCCACGGCATGGGTCGACGGGAACAACGGGCTCGGTGCGGTCGTCGGCAACTTCTGCATGGATTTGGCGATCCGCAAGGCGAAGGAGGTCGGCGTTGGATGGGTTTGTGCTAAGC GATCGAATCATTACGGCATTGCGGGATGGTACACGCTGCGTGCGATGAACGCTGGCTGCATTGGCATGTCGATGACGAACACTTCACCGCTGGCCAGCCCAACCCGCAGCAAAGAGGCCGCCCTCGGGACGAACCCAATTTCGGTGGGAGCGCCTGGGAAGGATGGCGATGGGTTCGTGCTCGACATGGCCACCACGGCCGTCGCTGTCGGAAAG ATTGAAATGCAGCGCCGTAAGAACGAACCCATCCCGGTCGGCTGGGCCCAGGGTCCCGATGGACATCCGACGACGGACGCAAGCGTGGCGTTCGACACCGCTTGTCTCATGCCGCTCGGCGGCACCGAACTAACGTCCGGCTACAAGGGTTACGGACTCGGCGCGATGGTGGAAGTGTTTTGCGGCGTGCTGGCCGGTGCGAACTACGCCACGAAGATCCGCAAGTGGACCCACGCCGGTGCCGATTCGGAGGCGGATCTGGGCCAGTGCTTCGTGGCGATCAATCCTGCCTGCTTTGCACCGGGCTTCAAAGGCCGGCTGTCCGATCTGACCGGCATTCTGCGCAACATGCCAATG ACTGATCCCAATCATCCCGTCCTGGTGGCAGGAGATCCGGAACTGCACCACATGGCAATGGTGGACAAGGAAGGTGGTCTTGCGTACCACGTAAACCAAATCAAGACCTGCACCGAGCTGTCGGAACGGCTGGGCGTGAAGCCGATTGAAGTGATTTAA